A section of the Methanoregula formicica SMSP genome encodes:
- the mobB gene encoding molybdopterin-guanine dinucleotide biosynthesis protein B, translating into MKIIQVAGRSNSGKTTFIRKLIPELKKIGPVGVIKHLGDHEYHLEDGKDTTFFYEAGADISTGIDSEKTVCTLHHTDLDSTLKMYAGHGIHFAVIEGYKQRSYAKIVIGSLEIDRCVLKDPTPTEVIGALHLFDDYK; encoded by the coding sequence ATGAAGATCATCCAGGTTGCCGGCAGGTCCAATTCCGGGAAAACAACCTTTATCAGAAAACTTATTCCGGAACTGAAGAAGATAGGTCCTGTTGGAGTAATCAAGCATCTCGGCGATCACGAGTATCACCTTGAAGACGGGAAAGACACGACGTTTTTCTACGAGGCAGGCGCAGACATTTCAACAGGGATTGATAGTGAAAAGACCGTATGCACGCTGCACCATACCGATCTGGATTCAACCCTGAAAATGTATGCCGGGCACGGGATCCATTTCGCCGTGATCGAGGGATATAAGCAGCGATCCTACGCAAAGATCGTGATCGGCTCCCTGGAGATCGACCGGTGTGTCCTCAAAGACCCCACTCCAACTGAAGTGATAGGGGCACTCCACCTTTTTGACGATTATAAATAA
- the glmM gene encoding phosphoglucosamine mutase produces MPVKKMQKRLFGTNGVRGVVGKDLTPDLVMVIGQSLGSMRKGRIAVGRDTRTSGEMFIRALKAGLLSVGCDVVDCGILPTPALQYIVKEGFAAGAIITASHNPPEYNGVKIIEPDGTEMGDEETVKLEDKIFSRAFSVEPWDRTGKETQGPELLTNYITAITGSFSGKPGEGMTVVVDPGSGPASLTTPRILTDLGCRVLTINAIMDGTFPGRLPEPSLEGLMNCAALVTGSGAAFGVAHDGDADRAVFIDEKGRFVEENLQFALIASHICRRKQGIVVTPVSTGQVAEDVVTRARSSIEYTPVGSIYVARTMRSLLDQGKPVIFGGEGNGGLIFPEHQFCRDGGMTAAMMVSLLASTGKKLSELVDELPPRTIIKEKIVTQKGAEIIGRLKNAYSSEKIDETDGVKIFRNGSWALIRASGTEPIIRVIIDSPLPEDGQAFHTEIMNCIRKAVDSGGLEASLHL; encoded by the coding sequence ATGCCAGTAAAGAAGATGCAGAAGCGGTTATTCGGGACCAACGGGGTGAGAGGGGTAGTCGGAAAGGATCTCACCCCGGATCTGGTCATGGTGATCGGGCAGTCCCTCGGGTCCATGAGAAAGGGCCGGATTGCAGTAGGTCGTGACACGAGGACATCCGGAGAAATGTTTATCCGTGCCCTTAAAGCCGGGCTCCTCTCCGTAGGTTGTGATGTTGTCGACTGCGGGATCCTCCCGACACCAGCACTCCAGTACATCGTGAAAGAGGGATTTGCGGCTGGCGCCATAATAACCGCATCCCACAATCCCCCGGAATATAATGGCGTAAAAATTATCGAGCCTGACGGAACGGAAATGGGAGACGAGGAAACGGTGAAACTCGAAGATAAGATTTTTAGCAGGGCTTTCTCCGTTGAGCCATGGGACCGGACCGGGAAAGAGACTCAGGGGCCGGAACTTCTTACAAATTATATCACTGCGATAACAGGATCGTTTTCCGGAAAGCCGGGGGAGGGCATGACTGTTGTTGTGGATCCCGGCTCGGGGCCGGCAAGCCTCACCACCCCGAGGATTTTAACGGACCTGGGGTGCCGGGTATTAACTATCAATGCGATCATGGACGGGACATTTCCCGGCAGGTTGCCGGAACCTTCGTTGGAAGGCCTGATGAATTGTGCTGCGCTGGTCACAGGGAGTGGTGCGGCATTTGGCGTGGCGCATGACGGAGATGCCGACCGGGCCGTTTTTATCGACGAGAAAGGACGGTTTGTTGAAGAGAATCTGCAGTTTGCCCTTATCGCAAGTCACATCTGTCGCCGGAAACAGGGAATCGTTGTCACGCCGGTGAGTACCGGGCAGGTTGCGGAAGACGTTGTAACCAGGGCGCGTTCATCCATTGAATATACACCGGTCGGGAGCATTTACGTTGCAAGGACCATGCGCTCGCTCCTTGATCAGGGAAAGCCAGTCATTTTCGGCGGCGAAGGAAATGGCGGGTTGATCTTTCCGGAACACCAGTTCTGCCGCGATGGCGGAATGACCGCTGCGATGATGGTCTCCCTCCTAGCATCTACCGGGAAAAAACTCTCCGAGCTTGTTGACGAACTTCCACCCCGCACCATTATTAAGGAAAAGATTGTCACACAAAAAGGAGCGGAGATAATCGGGAGGCTGAAGAATGCCTATTCCTCTGAAAAAATAGATGAGACCGACGGGGTGAAGATCTTCAGGAATGGGTCATGGGCGCTCATCCGCGCTTCCGGAACCGAACCTATAATCCGAGTAATCATTGATTCCCCATTACCAGAAGATGGACAGGCGTTTCATACAGAGATCATGAACTGTATTCGCAAGGCTGTTGATTCGGGGGGGCTTGAGGCCTCCCTTCATCTATAG
- a CDS encoding acylphosphatase, whose product MMKTLKIIITGRVQKVGFRACIRRIASDLNITGTVLNLEDGKVQVYATGEAIVLEKFTSMVYSCPRAVIRDLQITEMPLTVFDGFSVLKLENRFNTEF is encoded by the coding sequence ATGATGAAGACACTCAAAATAATCATCACCGGCAGGGTTCAGAAGGTCGGTTTTCGGGCATGCATCCGGAGAATAGCATCAGACCTGAATATCACAGGAACAGTTCTTAATCTTGAAGACGGAAAGGTGCAGGTTTATGCAACGGGTGAAGCGATAGTGCTTGAGAAATTCACCTCTATGGTTTACAGCTGTCCACGGGCTGTAATACGGGATCTCCAGATCACGGAGATGCCCTTGACAGTGTTCGATGGGTTCTCTGTTCTGAAACTGGAGAACAGGTTCAATACAGAATTTTAA